One genomic segment of Streptomyces sp. TLI_146 includes these proteins:
- a CDS encoding phosphotransferase family protein, translating into MISGDGSTQGGATEFTAEAVGSVLQEACRQADLEPSGAELVRLGSNAVYRLAAVPVVVRIAQDLDALGEMQRVVRLARWLEAERFLATRVWGSFEQPLVVAGRVVTFWESVQEREEYGTVGELADLLRRLHWLEEPESLRLPYFDPFAKLSGSLRRLDGVSGVSGEDREFLDERAGRLQKEYDRIDFVLPFGMIHGDANVGNVLRHRNGSAVLIDLDGFALAPREWDLVLTAMYYERYGWHTREEYREFVYRYGLDLMNWPGYSVLADVRELMMVAWMGQQVATSAKSAGEFARRVQSLRTGEGRREWKPF; encoded by the coding sequence ATGATCTCGGGCGACGGCAGCACGCAGGGCGGCGCGACGGAGTTCACGGCGGAGGCGGTGGGTTCCGTGCTCCAAGAGGCTTGTCGGCAGGCCGACTTGGAGCCATCGGGTGCTGAGTTGGTGCGGCTGGGGTCGAACGCGGTGTACCGGCTGGCGGCCGTGCCTGTGGTCGTGCGAATAGCCCAGGACCTGGACGCGCTGGGGGAGATGCAGCGGGTCGTGCGGCTGGCCCGTTGGCTGGAGGCGGAACGCTTTCTGGCGACTCGGGTATGGGGCAGCTTCGAGCAGCCGCTCGTGGTCGCCGGCCGTGTGGTGACGTTCTGGGAGAGCGTCCAGGAGCGCGAGGAGTACGGGACGGTCGGGGAACTGGCCGATCTGCTGCGGCGGCTGCACTGGCTGGAGGAGCCGGAGTCGCTGAGACTGCCGTACTTCGATCCGTTCGCGAAGCTGTCGGGCTCGCTGCGGCGGTTAGACGGGGTGAGCGGCGTATCCGGCGAGGACCGGGAGTTCCTGGATGAGCGGGCCGGGCGCTTGCAGAAGGAGTACGACCGGATCGACTTCGTGCTGCCTTTCGGGATGATCCATGGGGACGCGAACGTCGGCAACGTGCTGCGGCACCGGAACGGCTCGGCTGTCCTGATCGACCTGGACGGCTTCGCTCTGGCACCGCGGGAGTGGGATCTCGTCCTCACGGCGATGTACTACGAGCGGTACGGCTGGCACACGCGTGAGGAGTACCGGGAGTTCGTCTACCGCTACGGCCTCGACCTGATGAACTGGCCTGGGTACTCCGTGCTCGCGGACGTGCGCGAGCTGATGATGGTCGCGTGGATGGGGCAGCAGGTGGCGACAAGCGCCAAGTCGGCGGGGGAGTTCGCCCGCCGGGTGCAGTCACTTCGGACGGGGGAGGGACGGCGGGAGTGGAAGCCGTTCTGA
- a CDS encoding DNA adenine methylase → MGRPTHDRGYHDTQRGLHTHAPKAGRVFGGKSQMTRYISPLRYPGGKARLAGYIKHLIDSQNPRPTHYSEPFCGGAGAALKLLIDGTVDHIHLNDADPGIAAFWRCVFTRTGEFAAMVRDAEVTIESWRMAADTYAAPLGKDDLELGFATFFLNRSNRSGILRARPIGGFEQKGKWKIDARFNREALAKRIELLGSHRDRVSLSQQDGRHHLQSLEYLGENVVAYVDPPYLVQGDRLYMDSLSSEDHNELASVLSTSPIKWILTYDAESRITESLYPNHRCIQFEISHSAQVRHLGVEYAVFSKGLRVPKFEGVIGKDDYLWLTV, encoded by the coding sequence ATGGGACGTCCAACCCATGATCGTGGATATCACGACACTCAGCGTGGTTTACACACCCATGCTCCTAAAGCTGGACGAGTATTTGGGGGAAAATCCCAAATGACGAGATACATTAGCCCTCTCCGTTACCCAGGCGGAAAGGCTCGCCTAGCCGGATATATCAAACACCTGATTGACTCCCAGAATCCCCGACCAACTCACTATTCGGAACCGTTCTGTGGAGGCGCTGGCGCTGCACTTAAACTTCTCATTGACGGCACCGTAGATCACATACATCTGAATGATGCAGATCCAGGAATCGCCGCCTTCTGGCGGTGTGTTTTTACCAGGACCGGCGAATTCGCGGCTATGGTACGCGACGCCGAGGTGACGATCGAAAGTTGGCGTATGGCCGCCGACACGTACGCTGCGCCTTTAGGAAAAGACGATCTAGAGCTCGGGTTTGCGACCTTCTTCCTGAACCGAAGCAACCGATCGGGAATCCTTCGAGCTCGCCCCATCGGAGGATTCGAGCAGAAAGGTAAGTGGAAGATAGATGCACGCTTCAACCGTGAAGCGCTAGCAAAGCGTATAGAACTGCTTGGATCGCATCGAGACCGCGTCTCCTTGTCGCAACAGGATGGCCGGCATCACCTCCAGAGCCTTGAGTACCTGGGTGAGAATGTCGTAGCGTATGTAGACCCGCCATACCTAGTACAGGGCGACCGTCTCTACATGGACAGCCTTAGTTCAGAAGACCACAACGAACTAGCATCGGTCTTGTCCACGAGTCCCATTAAATGGATTCTGACCTACGACGCCGAGAGCCGGATTACAGAAAGCCTGTACCCCAATCACCGGTGCATTCAGTTCGAAATATCGCACAGTGCGCAGGTGCGTCACTTAGGGGTCGAGTATGCGGTTTTCAGCAAAGGTCTACGTGTTCCGAAATTCGAAGGCGTTATCGGCAAAGACGACTATCTCTGGCTAACGGTATGA
- a CDS encoding bifunctional DNA primase/polymerase: MTKRGVEWLSAASEEPSVCQAVWRENPRLPYLLPTGRLFDVVVVPQRVGLEVFDQLVRRQMPVGPVMTDRRAQQVGFFLNSDWRKSFEDFVCRETDSPPEYKYLDDGSYVVVPGPMPLAGDRYEWLRAPLRRPEANPQRPAALAVMLVAAADLVARVEHYGERYSTPAAVASQVLEEAGPDAQ, from the coding sequence ATGACCAAGAGGGGTGTCGAGTGGCTATCGGCTGCGTCGGAGGAGCCGAGCGTATGCCAGGCGGTCTGGCGGGAGAATCCGCGGCTTCCCTACCTGTTGCCCACCGGGCGTCTCTTCGACGTCGTGGTGGTTCCCCAGCGGGTCGGGCTTGAGGTCTTCGATCAACTGGTGCGCCGACAGATGCCGGTTGGGCCGGTCATGACCGACCGGAGGGCTCAGCAAGTGGGCTTCTTCCTCAACTCCGACTGGCGGAAGTCGTTCGAGGACTTCGTGTGCAGGGAGACGGACAGTCCGCCCGAGTACAAGTACCTCGACGACGGCTCCTATGTCGTCGTGCCGGGTCCGATGCCCCTGGCGGGCGACCGGTACGAATGGCTCCGCGCGCCCCTTCGCCGGCCGGAAGCCAACCCGCAGCGCCCGGCCGCGCTGGCGGTCATGCTCGTCGCGGCGGCTGACCTGGTCGCTCGGGTCGAGCACTACGGCGAGCGGTACTCGACACCTGCGGCTGTGGCGAGCCAGGTCCTGGAGGAGGCTGGGCCCGATGCGCAGTGA
- a CDS encoding ParB/Srx family N-terminal domain-containing protein: MEQRDFAVADLRLDGNNPRHAVPTPTTREAIAALLGKDPEKLLRLAQDIAQKGVNPTEFPVVVYEDDHPVIIEGNRRIAALKALADPSLVEDPRIRQMFAISARRHSYPKSVRCVVAESREEARHWITLRHTGENEGVGIQPWTTEQKTRFAEKKTPTEKALRFMQQVSEWYSLDEKLLRDIEIVRSTRLTTLARLLSDPKVRNSLGFDFRDDGILAEYEPEAMHNSVRRLFSDLATHLSVSRVKSKDQRSEYLGAIKDDLPQNSQRLVHPRFTPKQKTSSPPAATQTQSQLSTHASPRASGPNRPQQDKRVFQNVVMRNISPRTAKILNEAKKIVIAESPNVAAIMIRAVIDIAVTEAAERQDWRRRQDKLRDRIGVALRHIDPESTDRKLDEARRMSQNDGALSVKNLHSFMHQWDVQPMIVDITTLSVVYTPMLLKLDEYLGENPK, from the coding sequence ATGGAACAGAGGGACTTCGCGGTGGCGGACTTACGACTGGACGGTAACAACCCCCGACATGCTGTGCCGACACCAACGACACGCGAAGCCATCGCAGCTCTGCTTGGGAAGGACCCCGAGAAGCTATTGCGATTGGCTCAAGACATCGCCCAAAAGGGAGTTAATCCCACCGAATTCCCTGTCGTAGTCTATGAAGACGACCATCCAGTCATCATCGAGGGGAACCGTAGAATCGCGGCACTCAAGGCGCTTGCCGATCCATCCTTAGTCGAAGATCCTCGCATTCGGCAAATGTTTGCAATTTCCGCGCGCCGCCATTCTTACCCTAAATCCGTACGCTGCGTGGTGGCGGAGAGCAGGGAAGAAGCACGTCACTGGATCACCCTTAGACACACCGGCGAAAACGAGGGTGTCGGAATCCAGCCCTGGACCACCGAACAAAAGACACGTTTCGCAGAGAAGAAAACCCCTACCGAAAAAGCCCTGCGCTTTATGCAGCAAGTATCGGAGTGGTACAGCCTCGACGAGAAGTTGTTGCGCGACATAGAGATTGTTCGCTCGACGCGGCTCACCACTCTCGCTCGCCTGCTTTCCGACCCTAAAGTCAGGAATTCCCTGGGGTTTGACTTCCGGGATGACGGAATCCTGGCCGAGTATGAGCCGGAAGCAATGCATAACTCGGTGCGACGTCTGTTCTCTGACTTGGCAACCCACCTCTCGGTATCTAGGGTGAAGAGCAAGGACCAGCGTAGCGAGTATCTCGGCGCAATCAAAGATGATCTACCACAGAATTCTCAGCGCCTGGTTCATCCCCGCTTCACGCCAAAGCAGAAAACGTCGAGCCCCCCTGCCGCCACCCAAACACAAAGTCAACTCTCCACACACGCCAGCCCAAGAGCCTCGGGACCCAATAGACCTCAACAAGACAAACGCGTCTTTCAAAATGTCGTCATGCGGAATATCAGCCCTAGGACGGCAAAGATCCTGAACGAGGCGAAGAAAATTGTCATCGCCGAGTCGCCAAACGTTGCAGCCATCATGATCCGCGCCGTCATCGACATCGCCGTGACAGAGGCAGCAGAAAGGCAGGATTGGCGTCGACGGCAAGACAAGCTGCGGGATCGAATCGGGGTCGCTCTACGCCATATCGACCCAGAAAGTACGGACAGGAAGCTCGACGAAGCACGCAGGATGTCTCAGAACGACGGTGCTTTGTCTGTTAAAAATCTACACAGCTTCATGCATCAATGGGACGTCCAACCCATGATCGTGGATATCACGACACTCAGCGTGGTTTACACACCCATGCTCCTAAAGCTGGACGAGTATTTGGGGGAAAATCCCAAATGA